A stretch of the Candidatus Effluviviaceae Genus I sp. genome encodes the following:
- a CDS encoding DUF4040 domain-containing protein: MGDITPQLYTLLAFMVIGSIVAIETRNLLSAVISVSAVGFAASVAFLFLGAPDIAITQLVVEVLVLIILIRGTILLDNTAIETHRDTLAVVSSLIFFGLLLGFGAMIFGSQGFPEFGAPLMRVSKVYVQTGLPATYAANIVASVILDFRGYDTLGEATVLFVSILAALTLLRREGKVRTGEAATA; the protein is encoded by the coding sequence ATGGGTGACATCACTCCGCAGCTGTACACGCTTCTGGCCTTCATGGTGATCGGCTCGATCGTGGCCATCGAGACGCGGAACCTGCTTTCCGCGGTCATCTCGGTGAGCGCGGTCGGGTTCGCCGCGTCGGTCGCGTTCCTCTTCCTGGGCGCGCCGGACATCGCGATCACCCAGCTCGTCGTGGAGGTCCTCGTGCTCATCATCCTCATCCGAGGCACGATCCTCCTCGACAACACGGCCATCGAGACGCACCGCGACACGCTGGCGGTCGTGTCCTCACTGATCTTCTTCGGGCTCCTGCTCGGGTTCGGCGCGATGATCTTCGGGAGCCAGGGCTTCCCGGAGTTCGGCGCGCCGCTCATGCGTGTGTCGAAGGTATACGTGCAGACCGGGCTCCCGGCGACCTACGCCGCGAACATCGTCGCGTCGGTCATCCTCGACTTCCGGGGATACGACACGCTGGGTGAGGCGACGGTCCTCTTCGTCTCGATTCTCGCCGCTCTCACGCTCCTCCGCCGGGAGGGGAAGGTGCGGACGGGGGAGGCCGCGACAGCATGA
- a CDS encoding cation:proton antiporter (subunit B of antiporter complex involved in resistance to high concentrations of Na+, K+, Li+ and/or alkali), which produces MKPTGMTVIVKTITDFVVGFIVLFGAYIVLYGHITPGGGFSGGVVIACAFILVMLGHGRDVAFERLGERTASILDSTGALAFLVIAWLGVWGGYFFMNVLVKGTPFRLLSSGSILANNLAIGLKVSSSLFLVFSALAVFRKRSFRALLEDDLT; this is translated from the coding sequence ATGAAGCCGACGGGCATGACGGTCATCGTGAAGACGATCACGGACTTCGTGGTCGGCTTCATCGTTCTGTTCGGGGCGTACATCGTGCTCTACGGGCACATCACGCCGGGCGGCGGGTTCTCGGGCGGCGTCGTCATCGCGTGCGCGTTCATCCTCGTGATGCTCGGGCACGGGCGCGACGTGGCGTTCGAGAGGCTGGGCGAACGCACGGCGTCCATCCTCGACTCGACCGGGGCGCTCGCGTTCCTCGTCATCGCGTGGCTGGGCGTGTGGGGCGGCTACTTCTTCATGAACGTCCTCGTGAAGGGAACGCCGTTCCGCCTCCTGAGCTCGGGCTCGATCCTGGCGAACAACCTCGCCATCGGGCTCAAGGTCTCAAGCTCGCTCTTCCTCGTGTTCTCGGCGCTGGCCGTGTTCCGCAAGCGGTCCTTCAGGGCCCTGCTGGAGGATGATCTGACATGA
- a CDS encoding NADH-quinone oxidoreductase subunit K — MTVYFLCAVLITMGLYCLVAKKHIVKKVIGLCIMEYAVNLYLIIIGYKRGGIAPVIDPKMRPEALERFVDPLPQALVLTSIVIGLGVLSLMVSMCIRIYEKHGTFDMSQISKLRG, encoded by the coding sequence ATGACCGTCTACTTCCTCTGCGCGGTTCTCATCACGATGGGGCTCTACTGCCTCGTCGCCAAGAAGCACATCGTGAAGAAGGTGATCGGCCTGTGCATCATGGAGTACGCGGTCAACCTGTACCTCATCATCATCGGGTACAAGCGTGGGGGCATCGCGCCGGTCATCGACCCCAAGATGCGGCCTGAGGCGCTCGAGCGGTTCGTGGACCCGCTGCCGCAGGCGCTCGTGCTCACGTCCATCGTCATCGGGCTCGGCGTGCTCTCGCTTATGGTCTCGATGTGCATCCGGATCTACGAGAAGCACGGGACCTTCGACATGTCCCAGATCAGCAAGCTGAGGGGCTAG
- a CDS encoding NADH/ubiquinone/plastoquinone (complex I) has protein sequence MNLLPYYVAIPLGLAFLIPLLSKWWKRSGEVLAVGGTAILAAMALGAIGSPTVCYHMGGWRPPVGIALMSDGLTVLLLIAVNVVGFLCVLFSLRYMRSYTALEKYYALFMLMITGMNGVVITADVFNLFVFLEIASIASYALVPFGIEADELEAGFKYLILGSVASTMVLFAIGTVYAVTGSLNIADVAREIATKHATGDLNPALLLSAAFFLMGFGLKAALVPFHAWLPDAHPSAPAPVSAMLSGVVIKSLGVYAMCRVFFHMFGFSPAVPSSVIIANSMIAFAIASIVFGGLLAVGQWDYKRLLAYSSIGQVGYVVLGIGVGARVLATGGQPAVAALAILGGLFHLINHTAFKALLFLSSGAIQHATGTRDMKQLGGLRLRMPVTSTTTTLAALSIAGIPPFSGFWSKLVIIIATIKAGHPAIASVAVAMAFVTLAYYVKVQREIIFGAVRGAVEKAREVPALMCIPLVVLAIVCVGFGLLYPAVGSRILEPARDALLDGAAYVRAVLG, from the coding sequence ATGAACCTGCTGCCGTACTACGTTGCGATCCCGCTGGGGCTTGCCTTCCTCATCCCGCTCCTCTCGAAGTGGTGGAAGCGGTCGGGCGAGGTGCTGGCGGTCGGGGGGACGGCCATCCTGGCGGCGATGGCGCTCGGCGCGATCGGGTCGCCGACCGTGTGCTACCACATGGGCGGGTGGCGGCCGCCGGTTGGCATCGCCCTCATGAGCGACGGCCTCACCGTGCTCCTCCTGATCGCGGTCAACGTCGTGGGCTTCCTGTGCGTGCTGTTCTCGCTCAGGTACATGCGGTCGTACACCGCCCTCGAGAAGTACTACGCGCTCTTCATGCTCATGATCACCGGCATGAACGGGGTGGTCATCACGGCGGACGTCTTCAACCTGTTCGTGTTCCTCGAGATCGCGTCCATCGCGTCGTACGCGCTCGTGCCGTTCGGGATCGAGGCGGACGAGCTGGAGGCGGGCTTCAAGTACCTCATCCTCGGGAGCGTGGCGTCCACGATGGTGCTCTTCGCTATCGGCACCGTGTACGCCGTGACCGGGTCGCTCAACATCGCCGACGTCGCGCGCGAGATCGCGACGAAGCACGCGACGGGCGACCTCAACCCGGCGCTCCTGCTCTCGGCGGCGTTCTTCCTCATGGGGTTCGGCCTCAAAGCCGCGCTCGTCCCGTTCCACGCGTGGCTGCCCGACGCGCACCCGTCGGCTCCCGCGCCCGTCTCAGCGATGCTGTCGGGCGTCGTGATCAAGAGCCTCGGCGTCTACGCGATGTGCCGCGTGTTCTTCCACATGTTCGGGTTCTCGCCCGCGGTGCCGAGTTCCGTGATCATCGCGAACAGCATGATCGCGTTCGCTATCGCCTCGATCGTCTTCGGCGGGCTGCTCGCCGTCGGCCAGTGGGACTACAAGCGGCTTCTGGCCTACAGCTCGATCGGGCAGGTGGGGTATGTCGTGCTCGGGATCGGGGTGGGCGCGAGGGTGCTCGCGACCGGCGGGCAGCCGGCGGTCGCCGCGCTCGCGATCCTCGGCGGGCTCTTCCACCTGATCAACCACACGGCGTTCAAGGCGCTCCTGTTCCTGTCGTCGGGCGCGATCCAGCACGCGACCGGGACGCGCGACATGAAGCAGCTCGGCGGGCTTAGGCTCCGCATGCCGGTCACCTCGACCACGACGACGCTCGCGGCGCTCTCGATCGCCGGCATCCCGCCGTTCTCGGGGTTCTGGAGCAAGCTCGTCATCATCATCGCGACCATCAAGGCCGGGCACCCCGCGATCGCATCGGTCGCCGTCGCCATGGCCTTCGTCACGCTGGCGTACTACGTGAAGGTCCAGCGCGAGATCATCTTCGGCGCGGTGCGCGGCGCCGTGGAGAAGGCGAGAGAGGTGCCGGCGCTCATGTGCATCCCGCTCGTCGTCCTCGCCATCGTGTGCGTCGGGTTCGGGCTCCTCTATCCGGCGGTTGGAAGCAGGATCCTCGAGCCCGCGAGGGACGCGCTCCTGGACGGCGCGGCGTACGTGAGGGCCGTTCTCGGCTAG
- a CDS encoding Na+/H+ antiporter subunit E, translated as MGHLKRRLLDFAILFVLWMLLVWSLDIQGIVAGVVVAVFFTFIVSGLLPERAERFFSPVRWFWALVHLAVLCYYIVVANLDVLYRVLHPNLPIKPGIVKVKTTLKSDEAKTFLANSITLTPGTLSVDIIGDTLYVHWINVHEDLDDIEKISWDIAGKFEATLRRVFD; from the coding sequence ATGGGACATCTCAAGCGCAGGCTGCTCGACTTCGCCATCCTGTTCGTCCTCTGGATGCTGCTCGTGTGGTCGCTGGACATCCAGGGGATCGTGGCCGGGGTGGTCGTCGCGGTCTTCTTCACGTTCATCGTGTCGGGCCTCCTGCCCGAGCGGGCCGAGCGCTTCTTCAGCCCGGTGCGGTGGTTCTGGGCCCTCGTTCACCTGGCGGTGCTCTGCTACTACATCGTGGTCGCGAACCTGGACGTGCTCTACCGGGTGCTCCACCCGAACCTCCCCATCAAGCCGGGCATCGTGAAGGTCAAGACGACGCTCAAGAGCGACGAGGCGAAGACGTTCCTGGCCAACTCGATCACGCTCACGCCCGGGACGCTCTCGGTGGACATCATCGGCGACACGCTCTACGTCCACTGGATCAACGTGCACGAGGATCTGGACGACATCGAGAAGATCAGCTGGGACATCGCCGGCAAGTTCGAGGCGACCCTGAGGAGGGTGTTCGACTGA
- a CDS encoding cation:proton antiporter → MMTFLLLLIIGCFMCLIRVAMGPTPPDRAVAIDTIGVMVVGICGIFAIITGKDWYLNIAIAWALLSFIGTLALAKYLEGRGFDE, encoded by the coding sequence ATGATGACATTCCTTCTCCTGCTCATCATCGGGTGCTTCATGTGCCTGATCAGGGTCGCGATGGGGCCCACGCCGCCCGACAGGGCGGTGGCCATCGACACGATCGGCGTCATGGTGGTGGGGATCTGCGGGATCTTCGCGATCATCACGGGCAAGGACTGGTACCTGAACATCGCCATCGCGTGGGCGCTCTTGTCGTTCATCGGCACGCTCGCGCTCGCGAAGTATCTGGAGGGGAGGGGGTTCGATGAATAA
- a CDS encoding Na+/H+ antiporter subunit G, translating into MNNGTAATILIALGVFFDLVGALGLLRLPDVYNRLQAATKCVTLGTLFILVGVLVHSGWNAMGVKALLAAVFVLWTSPTGSHALARGAHIAGVPLWEKSVVDRYREDTGR; encoded by the coding sequence ATGAATAACGGAACCGCCGCGACCATCCTCATCGCGCTCGGCGTGTTCTTCGACCTCGTCGGCGCGCTCGGCCTTCTTCGCCTCCCGGACGTGTACAACAGGCTCCAGGCCGCGACGAAGTGCGTGACGCTGGGGACGCTCTTCATCCTCGTCGGCGTCCTCGTCCACAGCGGGTGGAACGCGATGGGCGTCAAGGCGCTCCTCGCGGCCGTCTTCGTGCTGTGGACGTCGCCGACCGGCAGCCACGCGCTGGCGCGGGGCGCGCACATCGCGGGCGTGCCGCTGTGGGAGAAGAGCGTCGTGGACAGGTATCGCGAGGACACCGGCAGGTAA
- a CDS encoding 4Fe-4S binding protein — translation MRTPKLRELREALTSLVSPAYTSKFPFTPLKPAEAFRGQPEYHEEDCVGCGACAEVCPARTIDVIDEGNTRTLVHHFDNCIYCGQCQAYCTTKKGIILSNTKFDLAVFSRADAVTKVEKELLRCEHCGDVIGAVDHLRWIARKVGSLAVANPTLLVALHRGFGATVDPSARPEEKPVGRGDGYLVMCPACRREVYLTEDWLG, via the coding sequence ATGAGGACACCGAAGCTCCGCGAGCTCAGAGAGGCGCTCACGTCGCTCGTGAGCCCCGCCTACACGAGCAAGTTCCCGTTCACCCCCCTCAAGCCCGCGGAGGCGTTCCGCGGACAGCCGGAGTATCACGAGGAGGACTGCGTGGGGTGCGGGGCGTGCGCGGAGGTGTGCCCGGCGCGGACGATCGACGTCATCGACGAGGGGAACACGCGGACCCTCGTCCACCACTTCGACAACTGCATCTACTGCGGTCAGTGCCAGGCGTACTGCACGACGAAGAAGGGCATCATCCTGTCGAACACGAAGTTCGACCTCGCGGTCTTCAGCCGCGCCGACGCCGTGACGAAGGTGGAGAAGGAGCTCCTGCGCTGCGAGCACTGCGGCGACGTCATCGGCGCGGTGGACCACCTGCGCTGGATCGCGCGGAAGGTCGGCTCGCTCGCGGTCGCGAACCCCACGCTGCTCGTGGCGCTCCATCGCGGCTTCGGCGCGACGGTGGACCCGTCGGCCAGGCCGGAGGAGAAGCCGGTCGGGCGCGGCGACGGCTACCTCGTGATGTGCCCGGCGTGCCGGCGCGAGGTGTACCTCACCGAGGACTGGCTGGGGTAG